Proteins found in one Orcinus orca chromosome 11, mOrcOrc1.1, whole genome shotgun sequence genomic segment:
- the KLRB1 gene encoding killer cell lectin-like receptor subfamily B member 1 isoform X1, which yields MDKPVIYADLNISRNAGLESSSPPSLPQNVCQGPPWHKFALKLCCAGIILLALTVIGLSVSVIFLRQKSTEKSSMDVQENRKETTERPVLLKCPTNWQLIGDKCLLFYDTYKPWNDSLADCFTKESRLLLIQDQEELRLIQNRIDKGAIMFWIGLNFTLPEKNWKWINGSFLNSNMLQITGDAKENSCVYISRTQIISENCATENKWICQKELKPVKNKVCSAT from the exons ATGGACAAACCTGTGATATATGCTGATTTAAACATATCCAGGAATGCTGGCCTTGAAAGCTCGTCACCCCCATCTCTTCCTCAGA ATGTTTGTCAGGGTCCACCTTGGCATAAATTTGCTCTGAAACTTTGTTGTGCCGGGATTATTCTTCTTGCCTTGACTGTGATTGGGTTGAGTGTTTCAG TGATATTCTTGAGACAAAAATCAACAGAGAAAAGCAGCATGGATGTTCAAGAGAACAGGAAGGAAACAACAG AGAGACCAGTTCTGTTAAAGTGCCCAACAAATTGGCAACTAATCGGAGATAAATGCTTGCTTTTTTATGACACTTACAAACCTTGGAATGACAGTCTAGCCGACTGTTTCACAAAAGAATCCCGTCTGCTGCTTATTCAAGATCAGGAAGAATTG agGCTCATACAAAACCGGATAGACAAAGGAGCAATTATGTTTTGGATTGGATTAAATTTTACATTACCAGAAAAGAACTGGAAGTGGATAAATGGATCCTTTTTAAATTCTAATAT GTTACAAATTACTGGTGACGCTAAAGAAAACAGTTGTGTTTACATCTCAAGGACACAAATTATTTCCGAGAACTGTGCTACAGAAAATAAATGGATTTGTCAAAAAGAACTAAAACCTGTCAAAAATAAAGTATGTTCTGCCACTTGA
- the KLRB1 gene encoding killer cell lectin-like receptor subfamily B member 1 isoform X2 has translation MDKPVIYADLNISRNAGLESSSPPSLPQMIFLRQKSTEKSSMDVQENRKETTERPVLLKCPTNWQLIGDKCLLFYDTYKPWNDSLADCFTKESRLLLIQDQEELRLIQNRIDKGAIMFWIGLNFTLPEKNWKWINGSFLNSNMLQITGDAKENSCVYISRTQIISENCATENKWICQKELKPVKNKVCSAT, from the exons ATGGACAAACCTGTGATATATGCTGATTTAAACATATCCAGGAATGCTGGCCTTGAAAGCTCGTCACCCCCATCTCTTCCTCAGA TGATATTCTTGAGACAAAAATCAACAGAGAAAAGCAGCATGGATGTTCAAGAGAACAGGAAGGAAACAACAG AGAGACCAGTTCTGTTAAAGTGCCCAACAAATTGGCAACTAATCGGAGATAAATGCTTGCTTTTTTATGACACTTACAAACCTTGGAATGACAGTCTAGCCGACTGTTTCACAAAAGAATCCCGTCTGCTGCTTATTCAAGATCAGGAAGAATTG agGCTCATACAAAACCGGATAGACAAAGGAGCAATTATGTTTTGGATTGGATTAAATTTTACATTACCAGAAAAGAACTGGAAGTGGATAAATGGATCCTTTTTAAATTCTAATAT GTTACAAATTACTGGTGACGCTAAAGAAAACAGTTGTGTTTACATCTCAAGGACACAAATTATTTCCGAGAACTGTGCTACAGAAAATAAATGGATTTGTCAAAAAGAACTAAAACCTGTCAAAAATAAAGTATGTTCTGCCACTTGA